From Brienomyrus brachyistius isolate T26 chromosome 21, BBRACH_0.4, whole genome shotgun sequence, the proteins below share one genomic window:
- the LOC125716867 gene encoding rho GTPase-activating protein SYDE2-like isoform X1, protein MADPLRRTILAKLRGKKSRKAAAVGGFGVATFVDNREGKDGVLCGVDEQTPDKIITELNALPDIMRDKEGCLNIAFESGAVRSNCENAVVKNVSPRDVTCVHLNVGSGDYARWGTDLNLTGRVYKRRLGISDRNEMQTRASRGNRINYFNELELDLSKDACPESSEIMRDNSQPLYPSGPPGQILDLDGVGLCRELTPVQTTYRYVEMSGNDGKESGVDVHQQCGKHQGNPEASNAEKDADLLCNLPQMPYTDISINGAQIYQFLAVGTVAENHQVSNNPSGDYSVRSLQNTRLFPTDLFVSDKNVDSETDGTEAEMQWRNLVGSDDGDYYDNENLPFYDPLLCAASGPNSDQVEMNRTQAETDGYKVHESYIVRTQFKEACVLLISAMQGIHLDNEVAVNGFGCHVSPTSCDSQESLCSEVSSKVVDCDTFASGEAVPPESHSVGFYDGENGNLCLRRSSASKSFELLPTESPPPLRRSVSDGVIECHQNQYCRLERKAPLALMRESDWGMPSGIVSLANQVPFDGEGGDSLLLEMRDNCPLNETSGPVNGAKSQGTEHGFLTTQDVLKPNGVTVNKIQEWMQKGRMLSSEMRHRITGSALHEVCGDSPLQRSCPGFLNRAKAEPRVTGSQKCRTVARGQGTRQPAYIKNARSSVTDTQEAIVSRHNETNEKLRLLTAITVSKKRHWFQHSTSKNPVLEEGSVSVESDVTPIGSEPEDSQPAPTSLHKAPHLQPASANSDPQRGKAADQAGDSGGHVDEEGGEIWYNPIPEDEDPTLVGGPANVDSVRHSQEGCSCEKRLANGSLLVEPAELRRRILTRRSAEDSLPPKVTAPDGIEAGVSPPASPNPWKKGGSINWSFPDRIKSPRTMRKLSMKMKKLPELSRKLNVKGVSSSQTDPLYSSPKVTRRLEGGHSHLSPGGGQTARNVISRYHLDSSVFTRNNYSQKIRSGSKAASKGGYLSDGDSPELVTKSGKQRNKDGPTSNGSKLHGPEMDVNSFRHYSFSAQPKCSQYISGIMSLHFFGAEDLKPPRVDSRSVYCAIQVDSVNKARTALLTCKTAFLDMDHAFNIELENAQQLKLVVFSWESSPRRHRVCCHGTVALPTLFRVTRSHQLAVQLEPRGVIYVKLGLIERWPNSLDAPDGGQEPRVFRVDASLVVEQEASGFMVPLVVKKCITEIEKRGCQMVGLYRLCGSAAVKKELREAFERDSQGVVLSEDRYPDVNVITGVLKDYLRELPTPLISDRLYEAVLDAMAKRPLKIGAMGCENDPVDSQHATGLLAHLPPVEKATLQMLLDHLKLVASHQDVNRMTCQNLAVCFGPVLLGQRQEAACRTNRTFADCEELASALHFKKHIEVLHYLLQLWPVLDPNKTPSPQEEEEVSPTSQCIRRRKDRPQALNLSEAEMAGVLRPKPGRLDSPSNRYAGDWSLCRDSYLQPSKEGHGEDADYDNVPWEEEGTSEEGKAAEEDEVDDMEVEEKTSLPDEPDSNILSTPNDLTKDNDYQGYMKIREMNSVLNNTLNLNELQQSIDNLIGSLERELNKNKLAVGY, encoded by the exons ATGGCCGATCCTCTGCGGAGGACAATACTGGCAAAACTTCGGGGGAAGAAATCCAGGAAAGCGGCCGCAGTCGGGGGCTTCGGCGTCGCAACTTTTGTGGATAACCGAGAAGGTAAAGACGGAGTTTTGTGCGGTGTTGATGAGCAAACACCGGACAAAATTATCACTGAATTAAATGCTTTGCCAGACATCATGAGAGATAAAGAGGGCTGCCTTAACATAGCGTTTGAAAGCGGGGCAGTGAGATCGAATTGCGAAAACGCCGTGGTTAAAAATGTGTCGCCCCGGGACGTTACTTGCGTGCATTTAAACGTAGGATCGGGCGATTATGCTCGGTGGGGCACGGACTTAAATCTTACGGGTCGAGTTTATAAGAGACGCCTGGGGATCTCTGATCGGAACGAAATGCAGACTCGGGCGAGCCGCGGTAACCGGATTAACTATTTTAATGAGCTGGAGTTAGATCTCTCCAAAGATGCATGCCCTGAGTCGTCCGAAATTATGCGGGATAACAGCCAGCCACTTTATCCGAGCGGACCTCCAGGACAAATACTAGATTTAGACGGGGTAGGATTGTGTAGGGAGTTAACTCCGGTCCAAACAACCTATCGCTATGTTGAAATGAGTGGAAACGATGGTAAAGAGAGCGGGGTGGATGTGCATCAACAGTGTGGGAAGCATCAGGGGAATCCGGAGGCTTCAAATGCTGAGAAAGATGCAGACTTACTTTGTAATCTCCCTCAAATGCCCTACACCGATATTTCTATAAACGGGGCACAGATATATCAGTTTCTTGCTGTCGGTACGGTAGCTGAGAACCACCAAGTCAGTAATAATCCATCGGGAGACTACAGTGTGAGAAGTTTGCAGAACACAAGACTGTTTCCAACCGATTTGTTTGTAAGCGATAAAAATGTGGACTCAGAAACAGACGGGACCGAGGCAGAAATGCAGTGGCGAAATTTGGTCGGCAGTGATGATGGGGATTACTACGACAACGAAAATCTCCCGTTTTATGATCCACTATTATGCGCAGCTTCCGGGCCAAATTCAGACCAAGTCGAGATGAATCGGACACAAGCAGAAACGGACGGGTATAAGGTGCATGAAAGCTACATTGTAAGGACCCAGTTTAAGGAAGCGTGTGTTCTGCTTATAAGTGCGATGCAAGGCATTCATTTGGATAATGAAGTTGCTGTCAATGGATTTGGATGCCATGTAAGTCCTACTAGTTGTGACTCCCAGGAGAGTCTCTGCTCAGAAGTATCTTCTAAAGTGGTAGATTGTGATACATTCGCCTCTGGAGAGGCCGTTCCCCCTGAGTCCCACTCTGTAGGCTTTTACGATGGTGAAAACGGCAACTTGTGTCTCAGAAGGTCCTCAGCCAGCAAGAGCTTTGAACTCTTGCCCACTGAGAGTCCTCCACCTTTGAGAAGGTCCGTAAGTGATGGAGTGATCGAATGCCACCAAAATCAATATTGTCGCCTTGAACGCAAAGCCCCTTTAGCCCTCATGAGAGAGAGTGACTGGGGGATGCCTAGCGGCATTGTCAGCCTCGCGAATCAGGTTCCATTTGATGGCGAAGGTGGTGACAGTCTTCTCTTGGAGATGAGGGATAATTGCCCATTGAATGAAACCAGTGGACCAGTGAACGGTGCAAAAAGCCAGGGCACAGAGCACGGCTTCTTGACCACCCAAGATGTCTTGAAACCCAACGGGGTGACGGTCAACAAGATTCAGGAATGGATGCAGAAGGGACGCATGCTCTCCTCTGAGATGAGGCACCGCATCACCGGTTCTGCTCTCCACGAGGTCTGCGGTGACTCTCCCCTCCAGCGTTCTTGCCCCGGTTTCTTGAACAGGGCAAAAGCGGAGCCCCGGGTGACCGGATCACAGAAATGCAGAACCGTGGCTCGTGGCCAGGGAACCCGACAGCCAG CCTATATTAAAAATGCTCGCAGttccgtcacagacactcaggAGGCGATAGTGAGCAGACATAATGAAACGAACGAGAAGCTGCGGCTGTTGACCGCCATCACGGTCTCCAAGAAACGTCACTGGTTCCAGCATAGTACGTCCAAGAACCCCGTTTTGGAGGAAGGTAGCGTTTCTGTGGAGTCCGACGTTACCCCCATCGGCTCTGAGCCTGAAGACAGCCAGCCGGCACCAACATCCCTCCACAAAGCTCCCCACCTTCAGCCAGCCAGTGCCAACTCCGACCCCCAGCGGGGAAAGGCCGCTGATCAGGCTGGGGACAGTGGCGGCCACGTGGATGAGGAAGGCGGTGAGATCTGGTACAACCCGATTCCAGAAGACGAGGATCCCACGCTTGTTGGTGGCCCTGCCAATGTGGACAGTGTCCGTCACTCTCAGGAGGGCTGCAGCTGCGAGAAGAGGCTCGCAAACGGCTCACTCCTCGTGGAACCTGCTGAGCTGCGCAGGCGCATCCTCACTCGCAGATCTGCAGAGGACAGCCTTCCTCCCAAAGTCACAGCTCCAg ATGGCATCGAGGCTGGTGTCTCGCCTCCTGCCAGCCCCAACCCCTGGAAGAAAGGGGGCTCCATCAACTGGTCCTTTCCGGACAGGATCAAGTCTCCGCGCACAATGAGGAAACTGTCCATGAAGATGAAGAAGCTTCCGGAGCTCAGCAGGAAGCTGAATGTGAAAGGGGTCTCCAGCAGCCAAACTGATCCGCTGTACTCGTCCCCAAAGGTCACCCGGAGGCTGGAGGGCGGCCATTCCCACCTCTCTCCTGGGGGTGGCCAGACTGCCAGAAACGTCATCTCCCGTTATCACCTTGACAGCAGTGTTTTCACTCGGAACAACTACAGCCAGAAGATCCGGAGCGGCTCCAAGGCGGCCAGCAAGGGCGGCTACCTCAGCGACGGAGACTCCCCAGAGCTGGTCACTAAGTCAGGGAAACAAAGGAACAAGGACGGCCCAACAAGCAACGGCTCCAAACTCCATGGCCCGGAGATGGACGTCAACTCCTTCCGGCACTATAGCTTCTCAGCTCAGCCCAAGTGTAGCCAGTACATTTCAGGCATCATGAGCCTCCACTTCTTTGGGGCAGAGGATCTGAAGCCTCCTCGCGTCGACTCGCGCAGTGTCTACTGTGCCATCCAGGTGGACTCTGTCAACAAGGCCCGCACAGCCCTGCTGACGTGCAAGACGGCCTTCCTGGACATGGACCATGCCTTCAACATCGAGCTAGAGAACGCCCAGCAGCTGAAGTTGGTGGTATTCAGCTGGGAGTCCAGCCCACGCCGGCACCGCGTCTGTTGCCACGGCACTGTGGCATTACCCACACTCTTCAGGGTCACCAGGTCCCACCAGCTGGCCGTCCAGCTTGAGCCACGCGGAGTGATCTATGTCAAGCTTGGCCTGATAGAGCGCTGGCCCAACTCGCTGGATGCCCCCGACGGAGGGCAGGAGCCACGGGTCTTCCGGGTGGATGCCAGCCTGGTGGTGGAACAGGAGGCCAGTGGCTTTATGGTGCCCCTGGTCGTCAAGAAATGCATCACAGAGATCGAGAAGAGGGGCTGCCAG ATGGTCGGCCTGTACCGCCTTTGTGGTTCTGCGGCGGTCAAAAAGGAACTACGGGAGGCTTTCGAGCGAGACAGCCAGGGCGTGGTTCTCTCTGAAGATCGATACCCAGACGTCAACGTCATCACTG GCGTCCTCAAAGACTACCTGCGGGAGCTACCGACGCCCCTCATCTCAGACCGCCTCTACGAGGCCGTCCTTGACGCCATGGCCAAACGGCCTCTGAAGATCGGTGCCATGGGCTGCGAAAACGACCCGGTGGACTCCCAGCATGCCACGGGGCTGCTCGCCCACCTGCCGCCGGTGGAGAAG GCCACCCTCCAGATGCTGTTGGACCACCTGAAGCTGGTGGCCTCCCACCAGGACGTGAATAGGATGACCTGCCAGAACCTGGCCGTCTGCTTCGGACCGGTGCTGCTGGGCCAGAGGCAGGAGGCCGCCTGCCGCACCAACCGCACGTTTGCCGACTGCGAGGAGCTGGCCAGCGCCCTGCACTTCAAGAAGCACATCGAGGTTCTGCATTACCTGCTGCAGCTGTGGCCAG TGTTGGACCCGAACAAGACCCCGAGTccacaggaggaggaggaggtgtcaCCGACCTCACAGTGCATCCGCAGGAGGAAGGACCGTCCACAGGCCCTGAACCTCAGCGAGGCGGAGATGGCCGGAGTGCTGCGGCCCAAACCGGGCCGCCTTGACAGCCCCAGCAACCGCTACGCCGGAGACTGGAGTCTCTGCCGGGACAGCTACCTCCAGCCCTCCAAGGAGGGTCATGGGGAGGACGCCGACTACGACAACGTGCcctgggaggaggaggggaccTCAGAGGAGGGCAAGGCTGCAGAGGAGGATGAGGTGGATGAcatggaagtggaggagaagaccTCCCTGCCCGACGAACCGGACAGTAACATTTTGTCGACCCCGAACGATCTAACCAAAGATAATGACTATCAAGGCTACATGAAGATTCGCGAAATGAACTCGGTCTTGAACAACACGCTGAACCTCAACGAGCTGCAGCAGAGCATCGACAACCTGATCGGCAGCTTGGAAAGGGAACTGAACAAGAACAAACTGGCCGTGGGTTACTGA
- the LOC125716867 gene encoding rho GTPase-activating protein SYDE2-like isoform X3 encodes MADPLRRTILAKLRGKKSRKAAAVGGFGVATFVDNREAYIKNARSSVTDTQEAIVSRHNETNEKLRLLTAITVSKKRHWFQHSTSKNPVLEEGSVSVESDVTPIGSEPEDSQPAPTSLHKAPHLQPASANSDPQRGKAADQAGDSGGHVDEEGGEIWYNPIPEDEDPTLVGGPANVDSVRHSQEGCSCEKRLANGSLLVEPAELRRRILTRRSAEDSLPPKVTAPDGIEAGVSPPASPNPWKKGGSINWSFPDRIKSPRTMRKLSMKMKKLPELSRKLNVKGVSSSQTDPLYSSPKVTRRLEGGHSHLSPGGGQTARNVISRYHLDSSVFTRNNYSQKIRSGSKAASKGGYLSDGDSPELVTKSGKQRNKDGPTSNGSKLHGPEMDVNSFRHYSFSAQPKCSQYISGIMSLHFFGAEDLKPPRVDSRSVYCAIQVDSVNKARTALLTCKTAFLDMDHAFNIELENAQQLKLVVFSWESSPRRHRVCCHGTVALPTLFRVTRSHQLAVQLEPRGVIYVKLGLIERWPNSLDAPDGGQEPRVFRVDASLVVEQEASGFMVPLVVKKCITEIEKRGCQMVGLYRLCGSAAVKKELREAFERDSQGVVLSEDRYPDVNVITGVLKDYLRELPTPLISDRLYEAVLDAMAKRPLKIGAMGCENDPVDSQHATGLLAHLPPVEKATLQMLLDHLKLVASHQDVNRMTCQNLAVCFGPVLLGQRQEAACRTNRTFADCEELASALHFKKHIEVLHYLLQLWPVLDPNKTPSPQEEEEVSPTSQCIRRRKDRPQALNLSEAEMAGVLRPKPGRLDSPSNRYAGDWSLCRDSYLQPSKEGHGEDADYDNVPWEEEGTSEEGKAAEEDEVDDMEVEEKTSLPDEPDSNILSTPNDLTKDNDYQGYMKIREMNSVLNNTLNLNELQQSIDNLIGSLERELNKNKLAVGY; translated from the exons ATGGCCGATCCTCTGCGGAGGACAATACTGGCAAAACTTCGGGGGAAGAAATCCAGGAAAGCGGCCGCAGTCGGGGGCTTCGGCGTCGCAACTTTTGTGGATAACCGAGAAG CCTATATTAAAAATGCTCGCAGttccgtcacagacactcaggAGGCGATAGTGAGCAGACATAATGAAACGAACGAGAAGCTGCGGCTGTTGACCGCCATCACGGTCTCCAAGAAACGTCACTGGTTCCAGCATAGTACGTCCAAGAACCCCGTTTTGGAGGAAGGTAGCGTTTCTGTGGAGTCCGACGTTACCCCCATCGGCTCTGAGCCTGAAGACAGCCAGCCGGCACCAACATCCCTCCACAAAGCTCCCCACCTTCAGCCAGCCAGTGCCAACTCCGACCCCCAGCGGGGAAAGGCCGCTGATCAGGCTGGGGACAGTGGCGGCCACGTGGATGAGGAAGGCGGTGAGATCTGGTACAACCCGATTCCAGAAGACGAGGATCCCACGCTTGTTGGTGGCCCTGCCAATGTGGACAGTGTCCGTCACTCTCAGGAGGGCTGCAGCTGCGAGAAGAGGCTCGCAAACGGCTCACTCCTCGTGGAACCTGCTGAGCTGCGCAGGCGCATCCTCACTCGCAGATCTGCAGAGGACAGCCTTCCTCCCAAAGTCACAGCTCCAg ATGGCATCGAGGCTGGTGTCTCGCCTCCTGCCAGCCCCAACCCCTGGAAGAAAGGGGGCTCCATCAACTGGTCCTTTCCGGACAGGATCAAGTCTCCGCGCACAATGAGGAAACTGTCCATGAAGATGAAGAAGCTTCCGGAGCTCAGCAGGAAGCTGAATGTGAAAGGGGTCTCCAGCAGCCAAACTGATCCGCTGTACTCGTCCCCAAAGGTCACCCGGAGGCTGGAGGGCGGCCATTCCCACCTCTCTCCTGGGGGTGGCCAGACTGCCAGAAACGTCATCTCCCGTTATCACCTTGACAGCAGTGTTTTCACTCGGAACAACTACAGCCAGAAGATCCGGAGCGGCTCCAAGGCGGCCAGCAAGGGCGGCTACCTCAGCGACGGAGACTCCCCAGAGCTGGTCACTAAGTCAGGGAAACAAAGGAACAAGGACGGCCCAACAAGCAACGGCTCCAAACTCCATGGCCCGGAGATGGACGTCAACTCCTTCCGGCACTATAGCTTCTCAGCTCAGCCCAAGTGTAGCCAGTACATTTCAGGCATCATGAGCCTCCACTTCTTTGGGGCAGAGGATCTGAAGCCTCCTCGCGTCGACTCGCGCAGTGTCTACTGTGCCATCCAGGTGGACTCTGTCAACAAGGCCCGCACAGCCCTGCTGACGTGCAAGACGGCCTTCCTGGACATGGACCATGCCTTCAACATCGAGCTAGAGAACGCCCAGCAGCTGAAGTTGGTGGTATTCAGCTGGGAGTCCAGCCCACGCCGGCACCGCGTCTGTTGCCACGGCACTGTGGCATTACCCACACTCTTCAGGGTCACCAGGTCCCACCAGCTGGCCGTCCAGCTTGAGCCACGCGGAGTGATCTATGTCAAGCTTGGCCTGATAGAGCGCTGGCCCAACTCGCTGGATGCCCCCGACGGAGGGCAGGAGCCACGGGTCTTCCGGGTGGATGCCAGCCTGGTGGTGGAACAGGAGGCCAGTGGCTTTATGGTGCCCCTGGTCGTCAAGAAATGCATCACAGAGATCGAGAAGAGGGGCTGCCAG ATGGTCGGCCTGTACCGCCTTTGTGGTTCTGCGGCGGTCAAAAAGGAACTACGGGAGGCTTTCGAGCGAGACAGCCAGGGCGTGGTTCTCTCTGAAGATCGATACCCAGACGTCAACGTCATCACTG GCGTCCTCAAAGACTACCTGCGGGAGCTACCGACGCCCCTCATCTCAGACCGCCTCTACGAGGCCGTCCTTGACGCCATGGCCAAACGGCCTCTGAAGATCGGTGCCATGGGCTGCGAAAACGACCCGGTGGACTCCCAGCATGCCACGGGGCTGCTCGCCCACCTGCCGCCGGTGGAGAAG GCCACCCTCCAGATGCTGTTGGACCACCTGAAGCTGGTGGCCTCCCACCAGGACGTGAATAGGATGACCTGCCAGAACCTGGCCGTCTGCTTCGGACCGGTGCTGCTGGGCCAGAGGCAGGAGGCCGCCTGCCGCACCAACCGCACGTTTGCCGACTGCGAGGAGCTGGCCAGCGCCCTGCACTTCAAGAAGCACATCGAGGTTCTGCATTACCTGCTGCAGCTGTGGCCAG TGTTGGACCCGAACAAGACCCCGAGTccacaggaggaggaggaggtgtcaCCGACCTCACAGTGCATCCGCAGGAGGAAGGACCGTCCACAGGCCCTGAACCTCAGCGAGGCGGAGATGGCCGGAGTGCTGCGGCCCAAACCGGGCCGCCTTGACAGCCCCAGCAACCGCTACGCCGGAGACTGGAGTCTCTGCCGGGACAGCTACCTCCAGCCCTCCAAGGAGGGTCATGGGGAGGACGCCGACTACGACAACGTGCcctgggaggaggaggggaccTCAGAGGAGGGCAAGGCTGCAGAGGAGGATGAGGTGGATGAcatggaagtggaggagaagaccTCCCTGCCCGACGAACCGGACAGTAACATTTTGTCGACCCCGAACGATCTAACCAAAGATAATGACTATCAAGGCTACATGAAGATTCGCGAAATGAACTCGGTCTTGAACAACACGCTGAACCTCAACGAGCTGCAGCAGAGCATCGACAACCTGATCGGCAGCTTGGAAAGGGAACTGAACAAGAACAAACTGGCCGTGGGTTACTGA
- the LOC125716867 gene encoding uncharacterized protein LOC125716867 isoform X5: MADPLRRTILAKLRGKKSRKAAAVGGFGVATFVDNREGKDGVLCGVDEQTPDKIITELNALPDIMRDKEGCLNIAFESGAVRSNCENAVVKNVSPRDVTCVHLNVGSGDYARWGTDLNLTGRVYKRRLGISDRNEMQTRASRGNRINYFNELELDLSKDACPESSEIMRDNSQPLYPSGPPGQILDLDGVGLCRELTPVQTTYRYVEMSGNDGKESGVDVHQQCGKHQGNPEASNAEKDADLLCNLPQMPYTDISINGAQIYQFLAVGTVAENHQVSNNPSGDYSVRSLQNTRLFPTDLFVSDKNVDSETDGTEAEMQWRNLVGSDDGDYYDNENLPFYDPLLCAASGPNSDQVEMNRTQAETDGYKVHESYIVRTQFKEACVLLISAMQGIHLDNEVAVNGFGCHVSPTSCDSQESLCSEVSSKVVDCDTFASGEAVPPESHSVGFYDGENGNLCLRRSSASKSFELLPTESPPPLRRSVSDGVIECHQNQYCRLERKAPLALMRESDWGMPSGIVSLANQVPFDGEGGDSLLLEMRDNCPLNETSGPVNGAKSQGTEHGFLTTQDVLKPNGVTVNKIQEWMQKGRMLSSEMRHRITGSALHEVCGDSPLQRSCPGFLNRAKAEPRVTGSQKCRTVARGQGTRQPAYIKNARSSVTDTQEAIVSRHNETNEKLRLLTAITVSKKRHWFQHSTSKNPVLEEGSVSVESDVTPIGSEPEDSQPAPTSLHKAPHLQPASANSDPQRGKAADQAGDSGGHVDEEGGEIWYNPIPEDEDPTLVGGPANVDSVRHSQEGCSCEKRLANGSLLVEPAELRRRILTRRSAEDSLPPKVTAPDIVITWQ, translated from the exons ATGGCCGATCCTCTGCGGAGGACAATACTGGCAAAACTTCGGGGGAAGAAATCCAGGAAAGCGGCCGCAGTCGGGGGCTTCGGCGTCGCAACTTTTGTGGATAACCGAGAAGGTAAAGACGGAGTTTTGTGCGGTGTTGATGAGCAAACACCGGACAAAATTATCACTGAATTAAATGCTTTGCCAGACATCATGAGAGATAAAGAGGGCTGCCTTAACATAGCGTTTGAAAGCGGGGCAGTGAGATCGAATTGCGAAAACGCCGTGGTTAAAAATGTGTCGCCCCGGGACGTTACTTGCGTGCATTTAAACGTAGGATCGGGCGATTATGCTCGGTGGGGCACGGACTTAAATCTTACGGGTCGAGTTTATAAGAGACGCCTGGGGATCTCTGATCGGAACGAAATGCAGACTCGGGCGAGCCGCGGTAACCGGATTAACTATTTTAATGAGCTGGAGTTAGATCTCTCCAAAGATGCATGCCCTGAGTCGTCCGAAATTATGCGGGATAACAGCCAGCCACTTTATCCGAGCGGACCTCCAGGACAAATACTAGATTTAGACGGGGTAGGATTGTGTAGGGAGTTAACTCCGGTCCAAACAACCTATCGCTATGTTGAAATGAGTGGAAACGATGGTAAAGAGAGCGGGGTGGATGTGCATCAACAGTGTGGGAAGCATCAGGGGAATCCGGAGGCTTCAAATGCTGAGAAAGATGCAGACTTACTTTGTAATCTCCCTCAAATGCCCTACACCGATATTTCTATAAACGGGGCACAGATATATCAGTTTCTTGCTGTCGGTACGGTAGCTGAGAACCACCAAGTCAGTAATAATCCATCGGGAGACTACAGTGTGAGAAGTTTGCAGAACACAAGACTGTTTCCAACCGATTTGTTTGTAAGCGATAAAAATGTGGACTCAGAAACAGACGGGACCGAGGCAGAAATGCAGTGGCGAAATTTGGTCGGCAGTGATGATGGGGATTACTACGACAACGAAAATCTCCCGTTTTATGATCCACTATTATGCGCAGCTTCCGGGCCAAATTCAGACCAAGTCGAGATGAATCGGACACAAGCAGAAACGGACGGGTATAAGGTGCATGAAAGCTACATTGTAAGGACCCAGTTTAAGGAAGCGTGTGTTCTGCTTATAAGTGCGATGCAAGGCATTCATTTGGATAATGAAGTTGCTGTCAATGGATTTGGATGCCATGTAAGTCCTACTAGTTGTGACTCCCAGGAGAGTCTCTGCTCAGAAGTATCTTCTAAAGTGGTAGATTGTGATACATTCGCCTCTGGAGAGGCCGTTCCCCCTGAGTCCCACTCTGTAGGCTTTTACGATGGTGAAAACGGCAACTTGTGTCTCAGAAGGTCCTCAGCCAGCAAGAGCTTTGAACTCTTGCCCACTGAGAGTCCTCCACCTTTGAGAAGGTCCGTAAGTGATGGAGTGATCGAATGCCACCAAAATCAATATTGTCGCCTTGAACGCAAAGCCCCTTTAGCCCTCATGAGAGAGAGTGACTGGGGGATGCCTAGCGGCATTGTCAGCCTCGCGAATCAGGTTCCATTTGATGGCGAAGGTGGTGACAGTCTTCTCTTGGAGATGAGGGATAATTGCCCATTGAATGAAACCAGTGGACCAGTGAACGGTGCAAAAAGCCAGGGCACAGAGCACGGCTTCTTGACCACCCAAGATGTCTTGAAACCCAACGGGGTGACGGTCAACAAGATTCAGGAATGGATGCAGAAGGGACGCATGCTCTCCTCTGAGATGAGGCACCGCATCACCGGTTCTGCTCTCCACGAGGTCTGCGGTGACTCTCCCCTCCAGCGTTCTTGCCCCGGTTTCTTGAACAGGGCAAAAGCGGAGCCCCGGGTGACCGGATCACAGAAATGCAGAACCGTGGCTCGTGGCCAGGGAACCCGACAGCCAG CCTATATTAAAAATGCTCGCAGttccgtcacagacactcaggAGGCGATAGTGAGCAGACATAATGAAACGAACGAGAAGCTGCGGCTGTTGACCGCCATCACGGTCTCCAAGAAACGTCACTGGTTCCAGCATAGTACGTCCAAGAACCCCGTTTTGGAGGAAGGTAGCGTTTCTGTGGAGTCCGACGTTACCCCCATCGGCTCTGAGCCTGAAGACAGCCAGCCGGCACCAACATCCCTCCACAAAGCTCCCCACCTTCAGCCAGCCAGTGCCAACTCCGACCCCCAGCGGGGAAAGGCCGCTGATCAGGCTGGGGACAGTGGCGGCCACGTGGATGAGGAAGGCGGTGAGATCTGGTACAACCCGATTCCAGAAGACGAGGATCCCACGCTTGTTGGTGGCCCTGCCAATGTGGACAGTGTCCGTCACTCTCAGGAGGGCTGCAGCTGCGAGAAGAGGCTCGCAAACGGCTCACTCCTCGTGGAACCTGCTGAGCTGCGCAGGCGCATCCTCACTCGCAGATCTGCAGAGGACAGCCTTCCTCCCAAAGTCACAGCTCCAg ACATTGTGATAACGTGGCAATGA